AACAAGTCAAAGACCTTACGCAATATAGTGCTGAGCATGAAGTGGTGGTATATGATTTGAATAAGAAATGTGACACCAACGAATGTGAAGATAAGGCTAAGGAGTATGGGGTTCAATCGGTCCCAACAGTCGCAATTGACGGGAAATTAGCGGATTGCTGCAGCAATAATGGGGTTAATTTCGATACGTTAGAAGCTGAAATACTGGGTAAATAATTCACCAGAACAGGGGAACAATGCGTGCATATTTACTATTTACGGTTTTTAATCTGCAGCATCGTACTTCACAGGCGCTTTCCATTAAATAAGGATTGCGCCTTTTTAAGAATGGAAATCCTGAACAGTAATATGGAGTTATGCCTACATTGGAAAATGGCTACCCCCTATACTAAACTTAAGATGGCCTTCCATAATACGAATGGGTGCAAATGGAATAATTGAGCCCACTCTCGGAAAAGGGTTATAGTGGAATAATGGAGATCGAAAAGTCTCTGGAGCATCCGATAAAACTGTATTTCCATGGCAAGCATTTTTTAACTGCTTTACAATTACAATGAAATCCGACAAGCGTTTGAAAAAGTAGAATATGGACTAGAGAGCAAAAATAAGGTGGTACGAGCTGCACGAAAACATTTTTGAGAAAGGTGGAAAAAACATTGAATCATATTCGTATAAACATTCAGGGAATGACCTGTACAGGCTGTGAAGAACATATTGCAGTATCCCTTGAAAAAATCGGAGCGGAACATATTGATGCCAACTATCGTCGAGGAGATGTCACCTTTGAACTCCCCGAAAATGTGGAAATTGAAACGGCCAAAAAAGCCATTGATGAAGCCAAATACCAACCTGGACAAGCTGAAATCTTACAATCGCAGGAAAAACCTATTTTAGGTGATGACGAAGATTACGATTTTTTGATTATCGGTTCGGGAGGTGCGGCATTTTCTGCGGCCATCAAAGCTAGCGAAAACGGTGAGAAGGTTGCCATGGTGGAACGAAGCACAGTCGGGGGAACATGCGTTAACATCGGTTGTGTACCGTCAAAAACCATGCTTCGTGCCGGTGAAATCAACGGTGTTGCCCAAAACACTCCATTTAACGGGGTTCAAACGAGTGCCGGTCCGGTTGACCTGCCCAATTGACCGAACAAAAAGATGAATTGGTTAATCAAATGCGTCAAGAAAAATATATAGATCTGATTGATGAATATGGATTTAACCTTATTCGTGGTGAAGCCGAATTTATAGACGATAAGACAATACAAGTGAATGGGCAAAGCATCACAGCTAAAAGCTTTTTAATTGCAACGGGGGCCCCTCCGGCCATTCCGGACATCCCTAGGATGGGTGAGGTGGATTATTTAACAAGTACAACCGCACTTGAATTAAAAGAGATGCCAAAACGCTTGGCAGTGATCGGTTCTGGGTATGTCGCCACGGAATTGGGCCAAATGTTTCACAATCTAGGAACGGAAGTCACCCTTATGCAAAGAAGCGATCGTCTATTTAAAATGTATGATCCTGAAATTTCGGAAGCCATCGGTGAAGCCTTAACTGAGCAAGGACTTAATCTGATCACCGGAGCCACTTATCTAAGAGTAGAGCAAAAGGGTAATAGGAAAAACGTTTATATTGAAGTGAACGGTGAAGAACAAGTAATCGAAGCCGATCAAATCCTTATAGCAACAGGAAGAAAGCCTAACACAAAGGCTTTAAATCTTGAAGCAACAGGCGTGAAAACGGGCAAAAAAGGCGAAGTGTTGACCAACGAATATTTGCAAACGAGCATTAACCGAATATATGCCGCGGGTGATGTTACTCTCGGTCCACAATTCGTTTACGTTGCGGCTTATGAAGGTGAAATTGTGGCAAGTAATGCGCTCGGCCTGACGAAACGCAAAATTGACCCTCGCTTTGTTCCCGGTGTCACCTTTACCAACCCATCGATGGCTACAGTCGGCTTGACAGAACTACAGGCAAAAGAACAAGGTTATGATGTCAAAACATCGGTCCTTCCGTTGGACGCTGTGCCACGAGCCCTAGTCAATTACGAAACAACTGGGGTTTATAAACTGGTCGTTGACGCCCAAAATCGTAAATTGATTGGAGCGCACATCGTTAGCGAAAATGCAGGTGATGTCATTTATGGGGCGACCTTGGCGGTGCAATTTGGATTGACTATTGAAGACCTAACAAACAGCTTTGCGCCTTATTTAACAATGGCTGAAGGATTGAAACTCGCAGCCTTAGCGTTTGATAATGACGTGTCGAAATTATCTTGTTGCGCAGGTTAATTTATATCACTGGTCTTTTGGGAAAGGCCATATTCTGGAATACGACTGCAAACTAAGAGACATTATCGCAAAGTAAAAAGAACTTTAAAAACAGCTCTCTTTGGATTGGTTGCTTTATTTCCTTCTTTTCCCTCTGAATGAAAGTAAGATTCGAGATACAATAGCTAATATAGGCAGCTCAATGAGAGGTCCAATGACTAAGACTAATGCAATGAGTGGTTGATCTGGAAAGGCTGCTATTACGATCGCTAAAGCAATAGGGGAATTCCGTGCAATTATGGTTAGACTTAGACTCACTGTATCTTCATAAGAAAAGTTCAGTGCTTTTCCAACAGTTTGTGCGACAACAACGTTAATGACAAAAAATAGCACGACTGGAATCAATAATATTAAAATGACCTCTAGATTGTTCATTAAATAAGATCCTTCTGAAGCAAACATTACTGTAATAGCTAATGCCAAAAAAATAATTTGGGCCGAAGAGAAAAAGGGAATCAGTTTATCGTTTAAAAATGTTTTTTCTTGTTCTTTAATAAATAACGCGATAATTGAGCGATTGCAAATGGTACGACTAAAACCAATACTACACTTTCGATAACGGTTGAAAGGGAAACAGATTCCATAGTACCTACAAAGATAAACAGATACACGGGTATCAATAACACTTGCAGAATTAAATTGATGGGTAATACAGAGGTCGATAATGACATGTTGCCTTTAACGATTTTTGTAAATACTAAATACCAGTCTGTACATGGCGTCACCATGAACATGATACATCCTAACCATAATGCAGGATAGTCGGCGAGGAAAATAGCACCAAGGCCCCATGCTAGTAATGGCATCCAAACAAAATTGATAATGGTACTTGTGGGGTCAGTCAACTTCCAGCCACTTACCTCATCAATGAGGATGGCGAGGTGATCTTGGAGCATATTGGAGGAATGACAGAAGAAAATGTCCAAGACTATATGGAAATGGTTGATCCGGCTGCTTCATCCTGAGGCAGTCGATTCTTTTGTATATATGTAAGTTGGTCATGTTGTTCATATGGGATGTTATACAAATATTAATTGACAATTAATGAAATGAAGCATAGTATTATAATCAAATGATTATTAGAATGTAGGTGAAGGATATGAAAACGAAAGAAAAACAAGATCAATGTGAGGTTTTTTGTTATGACGAAGAAAAGGTTCAACGATTATCTCCCCTCATCGAATCCGAAACCTTTACATTCACAGGGGATATCTTTAAAGCGTTATCTGATGAGACACGATTAAAAATAGCTTATACATTAACGCAAGAGACTGAACTCTGCGTTTGTGATGTAGCCCATATTATCGGAACAACGACGGCCACGGCTTCTCATCATCTCCGTCACCTCAGAAACTTACGCATTGCGAAAAGCCGCAAGAAAGGGAAATTAGTATTTTATTCCTTAGATGATCACCATGTCACAGAACTCATCGCAACGGCTATGGCGCATGGCCGGGAGGAGGTCCATCGTGGCTGATCATACCGAAAAAACTGATTACCGCGTCCAAGGCTTTTCGTGTGCCAATTGTGCCAATACGTTTGAAAAGAATGTTCAACGATTAGATGGGGTGAACGATGCAAAGGTGAATTTTGGGGCTTCAAAGATCACTGTTTACGGCTCCACAACGAAGGAGGAATTGGAGAAGGCCGGTTCCTTTGAAAATTTGAAAGTCCAATCAGAACATGCACCTGATGAATCGGAATCAACCCGTCAGCCATCCTTTTTCCAAAAATATCAAACCGTAATATTAGCCATCCTCTTTTTTGGTTTTGGAGTGGCCTCTCAAGTCATCAATGGTGGAGATAACCTCCTCACTTGGCTTGCTTATGCCACTTCAATGGTCGTTGGGGGCTATACACTCTTTAAGACTGGGCTTATGAATTTAATGCGCCTGCGATTTGATATGAAGACGCTAATGACTGTGGCTGTCATCGGGGCGGCCATTATCGGAGAATGGGCGGAAGGAGCCCTTGTGGTCATTCTTTTTGCCATTAGTGAAGAACTCGAGGGATTCTCCATGGATCGAGCTAGACAATCCATTCGTTCGCTCATGGATATTGCCCCCAAGGAAGCGCTTATTAAACGAAACGGGCAAGAGATGAAAATCCATGTCGACGACATTGCGATTGGGGACATCATGATTGTCAAACCGGGGCAAAAAGCGGCCATGGATGGCGTTGTTGTATCCGGTCATTCCTCGATAAATCAGGCAGCTGTTACCGGCGAGTCTATTCCTGTCGAAAAAAAACTCGATGATGAGGTTTTTGCGGGGACATTGAATGAAGAAGGATTCCTGGAAGTTCGTGTCACCAAGCATGTCGAAGATACGACCATTTCAAAAGTGATCCATCTCGTGGAAGAAGCACAAGCGGAGCGTGCGCCGGCCCAAGCTTTTGTGGATCGATTTGCGAAGTATTATACACCTGCCGTTATGGTTTTAGCTATGCTTGTGGCAGTTTTGCCGCCATTGGTGATGGGAGCATCTTGGGAAGCATGGATTTATCAAGGGCTTGCTGTTTTGGTCGTGGCTTGTCCGTGTGCACTTGTGATTTCAACCCCGGTTTCCATCGTTACAGCCATTGGCAATGCGGCTAAGAATGGCGTTTTAATTAAAGGTGGCGCTTATTTAGAAGAAGCCGGGTCGTTAAAAGCGATCGCTTTTGATAAAACAGGAACCTTAACCAAAGGGGTTCCGGTCGTTACGGATTTTTCCCTTTTTCACCCGGGAAATGAAGATAAGCTATTAGCCAAAGTCACTGCGTTAGAGTCACGATCCCAACATCCTTTAGCTTCGGCCATCGTCGATCAAGCCAAGCAAGCGAACATTTCTTACCACCATCATGAGGTTCATGATTTTACTTCGATCACAGGAAAAGGGATCAAAGGTACGATCGATGGGACGACGTACTACGTTGGGAACCTAAGTTTATGGGAAGATGTGCTGGGATATGTCATTGATCCGGACATTCGTCATTCCCTTGAAGGCCTTCAAAAGCAAGGGAAGACAGGAATGTTTGTTGGGACGGATCAGTCTGTATTAGCTTTGATTGCCGTTGCTGATGAAGTTCGTGACACGAGCCAAGAAGTCATCTCGAAACTCCATGACATCGGTATTGACCAAACAATTATGCTGACGGGTGATCATCAAGACACGGCGTCTGCCATTGGTAAGCAAGTGGGTGTGACCGATGTTCAAGCCAACCTTTTACCGGAAGATAAATTATCATATGTTAAAGCATTTAGAGAAAAGTATCGAAAAGTAGCTATGGTTGGAGATGGCGTTAATGATGCCCCTGCCTTGGCTGCGTCCAATGTAGGCATAGCTATGGGGGGAGCGGGTACTGATACCGCATTAGAAACCGCCGACGTTGCCTTGATGGGGGACGATTTACAGAAACTCCCCTATACGATGAAACTGAGTCGCCGAGCGTTGCGCATTATTAAACAAAACATCAGTTTTTCTCTGGGTATTAAGTTCTTGGCGCTTTTATTAGTGGTACCAGGATGGTTAACCCTTTGGATTGCGATCTTAGCGGATTTAGGGGCGACGCTCCTTGTGACAGCAAATGGACTACGTTTGTTGCGGGTAAAAGAATAAAACGATGGGCGTTAGGGAAGTTCTTAACGCCCTAATTTTCATGTAAAACATTGAATGATTATGATATTAAACACAAATTGGGCTGCGACATTTTTTTGTTTGCTGAAAACACCCCAAAGAGAAAACGTCGATATCTCATGTGTTTAGTGTGCGCGTATATATTCGAGGAGGTAGTGTAATTCTAATTTACACTATAACGTTGTTTGTATTCGGCGGGAGTTGAGTGGGTGCTTATTTAAGTCATGGGGCCTTATAAATTTCAAGCTCTTTTGAGTTAACAAATCGAAAGGGAGTACTGGAATGTCTCACCATCATGCAACAGGTCAGGCAAACAAGAAGAATTTAATGTTTGCGATGATCATCATAGGAAGTTGGATGTTTGTTCAATTGATTGGTGTAAAATCATGACATTTCGGAGAAAATTGAGAAGTATGAACGTTGGATTGTTCCGATCGTGTTCATAGGGTTAGGTTTATATATTATGTATGCGAATGGCACATTCAACACTTTAATTTCCCTTTTATAAAGTGCTATTAGCGAAGATGAAAGAAGCTCATTTGAAAAGTCCTCACTGTGCAACAATACGATCGGTCGCGATTGTTGTATATCACAAGCAGAAAATGATCAAACTTTTTTACAAAGCTACTTCGGAGTAATTCTTGAGAGCTTGTTTTGATCAATTTTTTATCCAAAACAGGTGTTTGCTTCTTTATATTCCTTCATGATTTTATAAAATGTGTTTTTCTTTAGTTCTAATACCTCCATAAACCAAGCACCGGTTATTTCTCCGTTTCTCCATTTTGGATAATTATCTTCTATAACATGTAGCTGTCTCTTGCTTATATTAGAAAGATTGATTGAAGGACGCCCTAAATGTTTCCCTTGAGATTTAGCTACTTCGATCCCTTCAGCTTGTCTTTGACGGATTTTCTTCCGTTCTTGGTCTGCAACATATGAAAGCAAAGATAAAAATTGATCTTCCATTAATTGTCCCATATCACCCATTTCTCGGAACTTACGGCTGTCAAATAAAGATTCATTTTCTAATACGACTATATCTGCTTTCAATTCTCTGGTTATATATTTCCATTCCGTAATGACCTCATCATAGTTACGTCCCAAACGATCAAGCGCATCCATATAGATGATATCTTCTTCATTAAGAACCTTGCGCAGTAATTGGTATTGGGGGCGTTCGAAATTTTTCCCACTCGCTCGGTCAACAAAAATGCGTCGTGCCTCAACGTCCCTTTCCAACATTTTGTTTAACTGGCGCTGTTCATTCTGATCTTTAGAACTCACTCGTATGTACCCATATGTAACTACCATATTCGCTACCCCCATTGGCATTGTTATATCATTTATTATAAGATTTTTGTTTATAAAGGTAAATGATAATTATAAACGTTTATAAAAATTTTGGATAACATTTATAAACTTGATGTGATGCAATTTTATCGATGTGTACTTCCTATCCTTAAAGGTATACCTTTATAAACGTGATGATGATAGCCATATATTTTCTGAACATACGTTTTGCTTTCACATTGGCGTCTTCAAAGATTCTACATATTTTTTGGTATTTTTTATGTTGAGGTCGATGATTAAAGGAGGGAGTCTGCATGAAAAACAAAAAGTTCTTACTCATTCCATCACTTGCTATTACTGCTTTATTGGTGGCAAGTCCGATCGGTATTACATGGGCAGCTGGAGATCAAAGTGAAGGCGGTATGATGGATAGAATGATGATGGAAAATGGCATGAATGAGATGATGGATGCTATGAATTCCCCAGAGGGTGAAAAGATGATGAATGCTTGTCAGGAATTCATGTCCTCCAATAACACAGAAGGATCAGATTAACTGGGATTGAAGACATAGTGGGCGCTCTCAAGTTCTTCATCAATGATTATCACTTTATCGAAAAATGCTTGAAATATCTTGTTCTTGAGAAGAATGTCATACGGTATTTCTGCAAGAACCAGGCGTCCATGACAACACCCCTACCGTTCGATTGTAACCTTTTTAAATCTGATACCGAAAGGGCTGTCCCAATGGTGAATGACCTTATGAGGCAGCCCTTTCATGTTTGAAACACGATATGGCGACCCGAGTGATAGGTAACTAAATGTTTGAACCCCACCCTAATCTGATCCATGCCCTATTATTTTTACTTCTTGACGGAATATAGTAATTGATGTCTATTTTTCTGAAATGGTCACTTTCCCTAATTAACAAGCATAAATAAATGACATAGTGTCATCACTTATTGATAGGAGGGCCAAGTAATGATTTTAACATCGATTGATTTAGGTTTAATATCTGAACATTTGAATATACACCAGGATGTTATTAGAAAATTAAAGTCCTATTATTGCCTAGCGAAAAATCCACAATTACAGCAAATTATTTATGAGCAGGTTTTAATTATGCGTAACCACGCAGATGTGATGCTAATGTTGATGGATCCTGAACGAAATGAGGAAGTCGATGTATCAGCGTTACATCAACTGCAACCTATCGACATTCCATGTAAACAAAGCTTTTCTTATATGAATGAACAAAATATTGCCTTTGAGGCACGTAATACAGCAATGACAATGGCTCAAGATAATTTTAACTCTTCCTTAAGTATGAACGCACAGAATGTAAGGAATATTCATTTACAAATGGCTCTACAACAATTTGGGTTACAAAGCAGATATAGTGATTTTATTGAATCAAAAGGGTGGGATTATGCTCCAAATGCCTCGATTCAAGAGCAGATACATGCGCTAAAATCATTTCAACAAATGTATTATAATCTATGAATATAGCCATTCCTGTGCCGATCATAATGATCGGCACAGGAATGGCTTAATACCTCTATCATTTTGCGCGGGGGATACGCTGGCTATTCCCCTGGACCCCTTGGAGAAACGAAGCTAAAGGTATGGGGAATACTTGAAATGTACTCGTTCTTGAGAAATCCTCAAGGTTTATTCACCCATATCTTTCCCAAACAATTGCAGGCATATTGTCAACGAATGATTAAATATCTGAAAACTTCTATAATTTCGGCGATGTCCGCCCCAAAATGGACCATTAGACACGTTCTAGTAAAAGCATATTCTCAATAGAATGGTAGCGTAAGGAGGGACAGGCCCTTGCGCAGACCAAATCACTATTCACATGCCTTCACAGTATCGAAATCGAATGTTCAGTCAATCTTTATGGTAGCCGTCGCTTTGATCGTTGGGACCTTTCTTTTTATTGCTATGCTAACGACTGCGGATAATACTCATCGCTTTTCTTCATCAGTCCTTCACGATTGGACGAAAGAGGCACAAAGTGATTGGTTTATTCATTTATTAGGGGTTGAAAACCGGTATTATCTAGATGCAATGCAAGATACTTCTACCCCCAGTTTGACCACAACAGTTATAGAGCTTGCCACGAATATGAACTTGAATGATCCACGCACATTTTTGGGAAGAGAGATTCCCGGTTTCTCAGGTTTTGACAATACGCTTGTAATTGCTGGGCAAGGAACTGACTTTACAAATATGGCTATGGAATCTCCCCCTCCTTCCGAGGAACATCAATATGAACAACCCGAAACTGATGGAGGTGAAAGGGAGGGGACAGTAGACGATGATCCCCCTGAGATTGCTGATGAGGAACCGATCATTCATCTCTTACATTCACATAGCCGTGAATCTTTTTTGCCCGAAATCGAGGGAGACGATCCAAACAACCAAGAAATTAATATTGTTCAGGTTGGCAACTATCTAGCCGATCAATTTCGCGAATACGGACTTCCTGTAGAAGTCTCTGATCATGACATTCAACAGAAATTAAATGAGCGAGGATGGGATTACAGCCAATCATATGAGATGTCTCGCGAGATTCTTGAGGAAGACATAGAAAAACATGATGAACTTGAATTTTTCTTTGATCTTCACCGGGACTCTGTAGAACGAGAACATTCTACAGCGACAATCAATGAGGAAGTTTATGCTCGAACATTTTTTGTTATCGGGGAAGACCATCCGGATTATGAACAAAACTTGGAAATGGCGACAGAAATCCATCACCGCCTGGAGGAAAGGTGGCCGGGATTAAGCAGAGGAGTCATGACCTCCGGAGGTGCTGGCGTGGATGGAGTTTATAATCAGGATTTATCACCGAATTCGATGACCATCGAATTTGGAGGGGTGGACAACACGTTTGAAGAAGTCTATCGCAGTGCCGACGCAGTTGCTGAAGTTATACAAGAATATATCTACGAGGAACTTGAACGTTAGACTTGGGGCTGTTCCTCTCCTCCTCTTCATTAGCCCCAGCCTACAATTCCCGCGTTTTGCTGCTACTTCCACAGTTAGAAGCCCTCTCGCTGTTATAGCAAGAGGCTTTCTAAATGCTTGGGGCTATATCATACTAGGTAAAGCAGATGCCCAAGAGTATTACTTCATTTTGATCGTCTGGCCACACCAGTAGATGAAAGAATTGTTGAAGAACCATGCTTCCATGTGAAAGCAGAAATTATTAACTTGAAATGAACGTAATCCATTTTGGTTGATTTCCTCATGTTAGACAGGAGGCCATGTTTTGAATATAAATTTATGTTTTCCTCCTTAAGGGAACCTTCTTTCCATATGTCCCCATTCTCCAAAACCATTCAAAAGGGCCATAGTAAAATGTTTTTAGCCAAAGGTGGCTGAAAATCATTTGTACGACAAATAAAATGATACCTATAAAAAGGGCGAATATATAGCTTGGTTCCATCCAAATTCCGACCCTTTCAAAAATTGTTCTCCCGCTGTGCATAAAAAGACTTACGAATACCAGCGACTGCAAAAGGTAATTGGTGAAAGCCATTTTTCCAACAGTAGAAAATGGCAACAAGGCATTTGATAGGGTCGTCGTTCTGCTCGTTCCTAAAAGAATAATGCCCATTAAGATTCCAACGGTTACGACAAACGGATAAAAACTTTCCAGAGGCGTGATGACAAGGGCATCAACCTCATAATAAAGGGCCGTTTTGCCGGAAACACCAACAGTAAGGAAAACCAAAGATAGGAGCCACATTCGCTTTCTCCGTGCTACTGCTTGTGAAAGTAAATCCTTACGATAAGTGTACATCCCAAATAAGAAAAAGCTCAAATGCTCTACCATAGAAGAAAATTCATTAATGAGATATTCGGACCCCGTGGGAGATTCTCCCGGTCCAAGCAGCAAGTCCTTGAGCCACTCGTCTAGAGAAAGCGAATGGGGGAAATAATAATTTAGCAAATCCATTCCAATCGTATATCCCACCCAAGAAAACAAAGCCATTGTAAGCAACCACTTCGCTGGAAACTTAATAAAAAAAAGAAGTACATAACCAGCCATGGCATACATAAGCAAGATGTCGCCCGCCCAAATGTAATACCCATGGAGAGCCCCGATTATAAATAGTAGTAGCAATCTGCGGAATAACGTTGGGAATGGATTCAAATTTTTTTTGCTTAGTCTTTCATAAATAAGAATAAGACTGATTCCGAACATAAATGCAAATAATGGCCTGGCGCTATCTTCCAGTAAAATTGACATCAAAGCATCGAGTGATTCATTGATAGAAGATTGGTTTTCCGTCTCTATGGAAGCCAATCCAGAAATATTCACTAAAAAAATAGCTAATAAAGCTAATCCACGCAGTTGATCTAAAATCTCAATTCTATTACCCTGATCTTCATTCTTCACCGATCCCAAATGAGAACCTTCTTTCCAAGTATCTACGTTTTCGAAAGATCTAGTTGGATTTTAAGAAAAAAATATGGAGAAAGAGTGAAGTAGATAAACTTCAAAAACGGGGCATCTTTGTACATCCATATTCCTTTAGTCAAATGACAAAAGAAAAGAGACTTCTCGAAGAAGCCCCTATTTTAATATTATTCAGGTTGATTCGGAACATTTGGATCAGGCGTAAAGGCTGGCTCAAATCCTTCATACTGCACTTCAGCGACCATTCCGTCACTTGCATGGTGAAACTCGTGGCAATGGAACATCCAATTTCCAGGGTTTTGAGCTTCAAATACAATTTCATAAGTCTCACCTGGGCGTACGTTTAACGTATCTTTGGTGACCGAAGATCCTTGAAGTGGTTCTCCATCCTTCGAAATAACGTCAAAGAACTCCCCATGTAAGTGCATTGGATGGTCGTCCTCCGTATCATTTTCAATGGTTACCTTTACGACATCTCCTTCTTCTACCTCGTAGATCTCATGATCAGGGAATTGTTTTCCATTAATTGTGAACGTATCCCCCCCATCATCGGTTCCAAGGTTCATGTCGTATTCCTTATTAATATCATATTCATTCATGTTCTGCGCCTCTCCGTAGGTGGTTAAATCCAAGGAAGAGGAAGGAGTATCACCTGTTTGTAGGTCCTCATCTTCATAACCGTCATATATAAGAGGAAGGGACGCATTTAATCTTTCCTGATTCTCTTCCGCAAAAACTTGTATACCCCACGCCCCTGGATTGTCCATTTCAATTTCAACATCATATCGTTCAGCCGGGGCGATTTGGAAGGACGTATCACTTATCATTTCAGGTTCATTGACAGGCTGGCCATCATAATGGGTCACTTTAAATGCGTGTTCGGGAATTGAGACAATTTGTGTAAACAATCCTGCATTCACAAATCGTAGCTTTACTTTATCCCCCTCTTCAACATCAACGGATTCAATTTGCGAAGATGATTGACCGTTAATAACCATTGTATCATACATCTCATTCATCATATCCGCATGATCCATCTCCTCCATATCTCCGTTTTCCATGTCACTATGATCCATGTCTTCGTGCATGTCGTCTTCCATATCCATGTCCATTGGAGCAAATTCATCAATCGCTATGACTTCATCTACATCATAAGACTCCTGGTCCTCAGGTTCAACAATGAAAACCCCATAGAGACCTTGATCGACTTGGGTTGACCCGTCTTGATGGGAGTGATACCAGTACGTTCCAGGGACATCTGCTTGGTACTCGTACGTAAACTCTTCCCCAGGCATGATCGCATTTTGAGTAACGCCAGGGACGCCATCCATCGCGTTAGGGACGGGGAAGCCATGTAGATGAAGGGCAGTGGGTTCTTCCAAATTGTTTTGGACATTTAATATAACCTCATCCCCTTCTTGGACACGAATCTTCTCGCCAGGTACGGATCCATTATAAGTCCAGGCATCTGTCATGGTTTCGTCATCAAACATCCAATGCGTCTCGGTAACATCTAGATTAAACACTTCTTTACCATCTTCAGTCATCATTTCATTCCCTTTACCCTCTTGTTGACTCTCGGTAGATCCCGTAGATCCCTCATCTAACCCCTCACCCGAACAGCCAGCTAGCACAAAAAAAATGGTACTCATTCCTATATATACTTTTT
The Salicibibacter kimchii DNA segment above includes these coding regions:
- a CDS encoding multicopper oxidase family protein yields the protein MKKVYIGMSTIFFVLAGCSGEGLDEGSTGSTESQQEGKGNEMMTEDGKEVFNLDVTETHWMFDDETMTDAWTYNGSVPGEKIRVQEGDEVILNVQNNLEEPTALHLHGFPVPNAMDGVPGVTQNAIMPGEEFTYEYQADVPGTYWYHSHQDGSTQVDQGLYGVFIVEPEDQESYDVDEVIAIDEFAPMDMDMEDDMHEDMDHSDMENGDMEEMDHADMMNEMYDTMVINGQSSSQIESVDVEEGDKVKLRFVNAGLFTQIVSIPEHAFKVTHYDGQPVNEPEMISDTSFQIAPAERYDVEIEMDNPGAWGIQVFAEENQERLNASLPLIYDGYEDEDLQTGDTPSSSLDLTTYGEAQNMNEYDINKEYDMNLGTDDGGDTFTINGKQFPDHEIYEVEEGDVVKVTIENDTEDDHPMHLHGEFFDVISKDGEPLQGSSVTKDTLNVRPGETYEIVFEAQNPGNWMFHCHEFHHASDGMVAEVQYEGFEPAFTPDPNVPNQPE